From a single Meles meles chromosome 21, mMelMel3.1 paternal haplotype, whole genome shotgun sequence genomic region:
- the LOC123933464 gene encoding olfactory receptor 1F12-like: MEEENHTSISEFILLGLSSQPERQELIFGLFLVMYLVGAAGNLLIILAIGSDSHLHTPMYFFLSNLSLVDFGFISATVPKMLVNVQTQTRSISYGGCLTQIYFCILLANMDNFLLTAMACDRYVAICHPLHYSTMMSLQICALMLGSSWLIASLHSLLHTVLMARLEFCASNAIPYFFCDLIPLLQLSCSNTQLNQLMILLVGGLIVLIPFLGILVSYTHIVSAVLKVPSARGKQKAFSTCGSHLTVVLLFYGTITGVYLNPSSSHSADKESLASVMYMVVTPMLNPFIYCLRNKDMKGALRKLFGVKALSCGL; this comes from the coding sequence ATGGAGGAAGAAAACCACACAAGCATCTCTGAGTTCATCCTCCTAGGGCTCTCCAGCCAACCTGAAAGGCAGGAGCTGATCTTTGGGCTCTTCCTTGTCATGTACCTGGTCGGGGCAGCTGGGAACTTGCTCATCATCCTGGCCATTGGCTCAGATTCCCACCTCCACacgcccatgtacttcttcctcagcaACCTTTCCCTGGTGGATTTCGGCTTCATCTCTGCCACAGTCCCCAAGATGCTTGTGAACGTTCAGACGCAGACTCGGTCCATCTCCTACGGCGGCTGCCTAACCCAGATCTACTTCTGCATTTTGCTTGCCAATATGGACAACTTTCTCCTGACAGCAATGGCTTGTGACCGCTACGTGGCCATCTGTCACCCCCTGCACTACTCCACCATGATGAGTCTGCAAATCTGTGCCCTGATGCTAGGGAGCTCCTGGCTCATTGCCAGCCTCCACTCCCTGCTACATACTGTCCTCATGGCTCGGCTGGAGTTCTGTGCCAGCAACGCCATCCCTTACTTCTTTTGTGACCTCATTCCCCTGCTCCAGCTCTCCTGTTCTAACACCCAGCTCAACCAGCTCATGATTCTGCTGGTGGGGGGCTTGATTGTCCTCATCCCCTTTCTTGGCATTCTTGTGTCCTACACGCACATTGTGTCTGCTGTGCTCAAGGTCCCATCTGCCCGAGGCAAACAAAAGGCCTTTTCCACCTGTGGCTCTCACCTCACTGTAGTCCTCCTCTTCTATGGGACCATTACAGGGGTCTACCTGAATCCCTCATCCTCCCACTCAGCTGATAAAGAATCATTGGCTTCAGTGATGTATATGGTGGTCACACCCATGCTGAATCCCTTCATCTACTGCCTGAGGAACAAGGACATGAAGGGAGCTCTAAGAAAACTATTTGGAGTGAAGGCTTTATCCTGTGGGCTATGA